The DNA segment ctaGCCTTAGAAACCAGTCATCCAATGGTTACTTTTCCTTCCACAGTCTCCACGTGAAGAAACTTATCTTGAAAGGCAGTCTCTTTACCCAAAAGAATTTGTATAGCTtgctttcttctcttctcttccttatATATTGCCAAGCAGACTTCACTGTAAAATGTCCCTTTGTTTCCAGATTCCACTAACACTTATCTTTCATTGAAAGATCTGAAGGTGGTGTGATTGTCTCCAGAATATGGTCAGCTAGCTCATTAGGCAGTAATTCCCTTAGTAGCACTTCATTCCTTGCCCCATTTTTTACCACTTCATCAACATGTCATATAGATTCATCACACCAATGATCTAAGACCTAAAGCATGTTAAAGTGCTCCAAGTCCAGTCCAATTATCATACCAGAAATAGGAGTTGCCATTCTTCAATTGCCACCACACTTGATACTCCACATCATCTCTCATTTGCAACATTTTTCTCCATATATGATATCCTTGTATCCAAGGTACTAACACCTCATTGATCTTCTTGCAGTACTTATTTCTCATAAATGTAGACCACAATGAGTCTTTTGTTCTATAGTTCCACCAAATCTTGGCAAATAAAACCTTAGACACATCATGTAATGATCTGAAACCCATACCTCCTTCACTTTTAGGAAGACATAAGTTGTCCCATGAAGCCCAATGTCTTGCCCTTCCATTGCCTGAATTGCTCCAGTAAAATCTAGCAAACATCTTTTGTAATTGGTTTATCACATATGCTGGTAGATTCACAACTGACAAGAGATGAATTGGCATACTATTCAACATATGTGAGATCACGAATGCTCTACCACCATTTGATAGTAACTTACCCTTCCATGATGATAACATATCATGTACTTTGAAGATGATATTCTTATAAAAGTCTTTCCTCCTCCTGCTGTAGAATATAGGATAGCTCAAGTATGTAAATGGGAATGAGTGTCTTCGGAATTCAATAATCAAGTGGACAGTGTTTACTTCATCTACTTGTGCTCCTGCATTTATGTAAAAGGAAGACTTTTCTTTGTTGATCTTCTCACTTGAAGCTACCTCATATTCCTCTAACACATTCATGATAAGATGCACTACCCCATAGTGATAGGAACAAAAGATAATAGTATCATCAGCGTAGGAAAGGTAGTTAATGTTTTGACTCCACTTTGGCATGCCAAAGCCTATGAAATCTGGGTTGTCAAACAATTCATCTAAAGCTCTCCCAAGCACTTCAACTGCTTAAATAAAGAATGTAAGAGAAAGTGGATCCCCTTGTTTAACACCTCTATATAATTTGAAGGAATCATTGGCCTGCCCATTAAGAAGCACCGAGTACCAGTTGTTGGAGACTAGTCTGAATATCATATCAACAAAAATCTCACCAAATCCCATCTGCCTCAGTACCTTTGTCAAGAATAGCCATGAGACTTTATCATAAGCTTTTGCTATGTCCAATTTGATTACTAAATTAGATGGCTTCCCTCTCAATCTAATGTCTTTGATGATCTCTTGAGTTAACAAGATATTCTCTACAATGCTTCTTCCTTTGATGAAACCTACCTGATTAGGAGAAACTAAAGAAGGCAGAAACTCAACTAACCTCTCATGGATCACTCAAGATATGATCTTGTTGGAAAAATTGCTGAAACTGATTGGCCTCATGTCTGACAATGTAGAAACATTCTTCTTCTCTAGAAGCAACACAAGGTTTGTGTGAGTGATGAACTTTGGTAGTTCTGCAGCACAAAAGAAGGCTCTAACCATATTGAGCACATCATCATATACAACCTCCCAGCTAGCTTGATAAAACTGGCCAGTGAATCCATCTAGACCACTTGCACTATCCCCATTCAATCCAAAAACTGTTGCCTTAACCTCCTCCATGGTTGGTTCATCCCACAACTTTGCATTCTGATCCTAAGACACCATCCTAGGAATATGCTGAATAATATTAAAGTGAGTAGGAATTCTTTCTTCTGTGAACCGAGCCTGGAAAAACTCTACTACCTCCCTTGCTATATCTTTTTGTGATTAAAGCCAATTATCATTTTTTTCCAAGCTTCTGGACACCTGCAGCCTTTTCCTCTTGCCTCTCACATGAGCATGAAAGAACCTAGTGTTCCTATCACTATCCTTAAACCACTGCATTCCAGCCTTTTATCTCCAAAATTCTTCTTCAAGATGGTAATACCTTGTAAGGTCATCTTCTACTTTGTGTAACTTAGCTCTATTATGAATTGTTGgattcaattcaaacttaatctTATATACCTTAATAACATCCTCTAATGCTGCAATTCTTTTGAAACTATCTCCAAGTGTCTCCTTGCTCCAAGCTGCCAGTGCAGTCTTTACCTTTTTCAGCTTACTTTGGAATAAAATGAGAGGGGTTCCCCATGGAATCAACTACCTAATTCTCCTTCACCACCTTCGGAAAAGATTCATGCTTGGTCCAGAAAATTAGAAACATAAACGGTTTCTTAATTTGGACAGTGTCAATGTTGCAAGACAACATGAGAGGGGCATGGTTAGAACCATACTTGATCAAGTGTTCAACCTCCAATGCTGGGA comes from the Nicotiana tabacum cultivar K326 chromosome 14, ASM71507v2, whole genome shotgun sequence genome and includes:
- the LOC142168987 gene encoding uncharacterized protein LOC142168987; amino-acid sequence: MEPWQDINKLEENRRKLGIHSTYANVNDKIWTFIDEDINLGGGDFDMILSEEEKYGGRPVYLSKVEDFAHGVDTYTLYDLGFKGSLYTWWNGRSDIDCIFKRLDSKLKKVKTALAAWSKETLGDSFKRIAALEDVIKDQNAKLWDEPTMEEVKATVFGLNGDSASGLDGFTGQFYQASWEVVYDDVLNMVRAFFCAAELPKFITHTNLVLLLEKKNVGFIKGRSIVENILLTQEIIKDIRLRGKPSNLVIKLDIAKAYDKVSWLFLTKVLRQMGFVEVLGRALDELFDNPDFIGFGMPKWSQNINYLSYADDTIIFCSYHYGVVHLIMNVLEEYEVASSEKINKEKSSFYINAGAQVDEVNTVHLIIEFRRHSFPFTYLSYPIFYSRRRKDFYKNIIFKVHDMLSSWKGKLLSNGGRAFVISHMLNSMPIHLLSVVNLPAYVINQLQKMFARFYWSNSGNGRARHWASWDNLCLPKSEGGMGFRSLHDVSKVLFAKIWWNYRTKDSLWSTFMRNKYCKKINEVLVPWIQGYHIWRKMLQMRDDVEYQVWWQLKNVVKNGARNEVLLRELLPNELADHILETITPPSDLSMKDKSARYVWNYYGAPAGIRTDGKQLVQVINEWWSKPINTSLKTVYQVMPSLIVWHPWKKRNSGKHGKIMSINRLIFQITTSIQMLLKVRSFKGVTSNWLDLHEKLSQHIPKLRYTKVLWELHLVGWIKYITDGASYGFCIRDGIGDIIYAQADAVEDATNNVAEAVAILEALRYITQMQFPPCIIETNYLLMKRVLDEVWEPPWSIANQMDEIKTLMSKGAFQIFHVLREGNKLADHLAYLTLDQQHIVLVHSFW